From Actinomyces sp. oral taxon 171 str. F0337, one genomic window encodes:
- a CDS encoding ABC-2 transporter permease produces MNDLMTTDRREHPEAAAVAEAPADPMTTGAAAGPGRVGRVLSLVRLHLLVLRGPVPSLLGLLLIFGSYGLIIGSIAPVRGFLAGTALVGGLSGVMADRSGINRLLASLPVSRADVVNSYWAVAVLFLLAASALYAVVGLPVGVTPGDLLVLPLVLITGQALGIPVFLRFGRGRGLLIWLIAIVVLVALGVLVLGFGPIQDLALGTTTGRGVLLALGAVALIGLWVLSHRLYLKQDQ; encoded by the coding sequence GTGAATGACCTCATGACCACGGATCGACGCGAGCACCCCGAGGCGGCCGCAGTGGCCGAGGCACCGGCCGACCCGATGACAACGGGCGCCGCGGCCGGGCCCGGACGGGTCGGTCGGGTGCTCTCCCTGGTGCGGCTCCATCTCCTGGTCCTGCGGGGCCCTGTGCCCTCCCTCCTCGGCCTTCTTCTCATTTTTGGTTCCTACGGCCTCATCATCGGCAGTATCGCCCCGGTCAGAGGATTCCTCGCGGGGACCGCCCTGGTCGGGGGCCTTTCAGGGGTCATGGCCGACCGCTCCGGCATCAACCGTCTGCTGGCCTCTCTGCCCGTCTCCCGGGCCGACGTCGTCAATTCCTACTGGGCGGTCGCGGTGCTGTTCCTCCTGGCCGCCTCGGCCCTCTACGCCGTCGTGGGTCTCCCTGTGGGCGTGACCCCGGGTGATCTGCTCGTCCTCCCCCTCGTCCTCATCACGGGCCAGGCCCTGGGAATCCCCGTATTCCTGCGCTTCGGGCGTGGGCGCGGCCTGCTCATCTGGCTGATCGCGATCGTGGTCCTGGTGGCGCTGGGTGTGCTGGTGCTCGGCTTCGGACCGATCCAGGACCTCGCTCTGGGGACGACGACGGGACGCGGCGTGCTCCTGGCGCTGGGGGCCGTCGCCCTCATCGGCCTGTGGGTCCTGAGCCACCGCCTCTACCTCAAGCAGGACCAGTGA